The Deltaproteobacteria bacterium genome includes the window CGTTTAAATTGGTGAGATACGTAAGATGATTGTAGAAAGCAAAGGGTGTGAAGCGATAGAAATCCGAGAAATACAAGATGACGATATAAATGATTTGTTCAACTGGAGAAATCATCCTGATGTTAGAAAAAACTTTTTTAATTCTGACCTAATATCATGGGATGAACATGAAAAGTGGTTTAAAGCGAAAATAAAAGATTCGTATACTTCAATTTATATCGCCTGTTCTGGAAAAGATAAAGTCGGCTCAATAAGATTTGAAGATAAAAGCGATGTGATAAAAGTGAGCATCATGCTTAATCCTGACTTTTTAGGCAAGGGGGTTGGATCTAGTGTTATCAGGATTGGAACGGAGAGGTTTATAAAAGAAAAGAATCCAGATAAGCCTATTCATGCTGAAATTAAAAGAGAAAATATAGCCTCTATAAAAGCATTTCAAAAAGCTGGGTTTAAGGAAAGCCATGTTACATATGTTTTTCCTTGATTACAGTTTTGCAATAGAGCCAAATGACCTTAACCCGAAAAATGCATTTGAATATTTATTGCTTTTTTAGGTTAAAGAAATGATTCGT containing:
- a CDS encoding GNAT family N-acetyltransferase, with product MIVESKGCEAIEIREIQDDDINDLFNWRNHPDVRKNFFNSDLISWDEHEKWFKAKIKDSYTSIYIACSGKDKVGSIRFEDKSDVIKVSIMLNPDFLGKGVGSSVIRIGTERFIKEKNPDKPIHAEIKRENIASIKAFQKAGFKESHVTYVFP